The Chryseobacterium sp. JV274 sequence GATTTCCTGAAGTCCGGATGGTTTTGAGATTACTTTCTTCTTGCTGATCAGGTTCAAAGCCCAGAAGAAAATTTTTGATTTCAATCCTCCGGCAGAAGACCCTGTATTGTAAATTTTATCATATACCTTTTCTACCAGTCTTGGAACGACAGTCATATAATGAGGCTTCACTTCTTTTACGTTTTCACCCATTTTCTCGATGCTTTCAGCAAAATAAAGAGAAAAACCGTTGTATTGATAGAGATAGAACAGCATTCTTTCAAAGATATGGCAGATGGGCAGGAAGCTTAATGCCCTTGTTTCCTTATAATCTAAGCTCTTTTTCTTTGGAATTCTTGGAATAGATCCCAATACGTTTGAAACAATATTGTTGTGGGTAAGCATTACTCCTTTAGGTCTCCCGGTAGTTCCGGAAGTATAAATAATAGTGGCAAGATCCTCTGTATTGATGGCATTGGAAAGGTCATCCACTTCAATTTGTGTAGATTCATCTTTACCCAGATCAAGGATTTCTCTCCAGTTGGCAGCGCCACTGATGTTGTCAAAAGTAAATATTCCCTGTAGACTTGGGATATTATGTTTTACTTTCATTACCTTAGTCAACAGTTCTTTATCAGAAACAAAACAGTATTGAATTTCGGCATTGTTGAAGATAAATTCGTAATCTTCAGGTGAAATACTTGGATAAACAGGTACAGAAACAACTCCGATCTGAGAAAGCCCAAAGTCCATAATAGCCCATTCTGTACGGGAATTGGTTGTAATCAAAGCGATTTTATCACCCGGTTTTATACCAAGCTTCAATAATCCTCTGGATATCTTATTTCCCTCATTAATAAACTCCTGAGTAGAAGTTTTTTTCCACTCACCCTGATATTTCGTTACAAACATATCCGTTTTAGGATATTTTTCTAAAGCGTAGTGTGGAATATCGAATAATCTCTTGATCGTCATGATTTTTTACGTAATTTATAAAGAAATTTAAATATAAGCATTTTTTTTAATTGAAAACATTTGAATGTAATAATTAGAAACTAGTTAAATGCTTACCATAATATATTGAATCAAAAAGGAGGCCGGAAGCCCTGAAAAGGGGATTTTATATTTTGAACTGATCATTTGTGAATGTTTACGGTTCTGAACGTATCCGGTATTGTTTTTATCTTTAATCATTTTGAATCCCAAAACACGCATTCACTGGCCTTAAACTCGCTCTAACTTCCATTTTCTGTGCCTTTTTCCTGCTTTCAATTTAATTTTTTCAGATTTGCTTAAAAAGTGTAAATTTACGGCTATCTAATTATTTTTTTTATGGACTTTAATTTATCGGAAGAACAGCTGATGATTCAGCAGGCAGCAAGAGATTTTGCACAAAATGAACTATTACCTGGAGTGATTGAAAGAGACCGTGACCAGAAATTTCCTGCAGAACAGGTGAAGAAAATGGGAGAAATGGGACTTTTAGGAATGATGGTAGATCCACAATACGGCGGTGCAGGTATGGACAGCGTTTCTTATGTGCTGGCAATGGAGGAGATTGCAAAAGTGGATGCTTCTGCAGCTGTTGTAATGTCTGTAAACAACTCATTAGTTTGTGCCGGTCTTGAAAAATTTGCTTCTGAAGAACAGAAAGTAAAATATCTTACTCCACTGGCTAGCGGACAGGTAATTGGAGCTTTTGCATTATCTGAGCCTGAAGCTGGTTCTGATGCAACTTCTCAGAAAACAACTGCTGAAGACAAAGGAGATTACTATCTTTTAAATGGTATCAAAAACTGGATCACCAATGGTGGAACGGCTACATATTATATCGTAATTGCGCAGACAGATCCTGAGAAAAAGCACAAAGGAATCAATGCTTTCATCGTAGAAAGAGGATGGGAAGGATTTGAAATCGGATTAAAAGAAGACAAATTAGGAATCAGAGGAAGTGATACTCACTCTTTGATCTTTAATAACGTAAAAGTTCCAAAAGAAAACAGAATTGGTGCTGACGGGTTCGGGTTCAACTTTGCTATGGCAGTATTGAACGGAGGAAGAATTGGTATTGCTTCTCAGGCGTTAGGTATTGCTTCAGGTGCTTACGAACTGGCATTGAAATATGCTAAAACAAGAAAAGCTTTCAAAACTGAGATCATCAACCACCAGGCTATTGCATTCAAATTGGCTGATATGGCTACGCAGATCACTGCTGCAAGAATGTTATGTTTCAAAGCTGCTTGTGAGAAAGATGCAGGAAAAGATATCTCTGAAAGCGGAGCTATGGCAAAATTATACTCTTCTCAGGTAGCAATGGATACTACTATTGAAGCGGTACAGATCCATGGTGGATACGGATACGTGAAAGAATACCACGTAGAAAGATTAATGAGAGATGCTAAAATCACTCAGATCTACGAAGGAACTTCTGAAATTCAGAAAATCGTGATCTCAAGAAGTATCGCAAAATAACATTTTATAAAACACACTACCTATGAAAAAATCTTTGTGGATCACCCTTGGTGTCGTACTGCTTTTACTGGGCGTATTTGTCTGGTATAAATACTTTTTTGTTTTCGGAGAAGGAGTGAAATCCGGATACCTGAACTATGCCATGAAAAAAGGCTATGTCTTCAAAACCTATGAAGGCAAACTGATTCAGGAAGGCTTCGGGAGAGGAAAAACAGGAACCATTACAAGCTATGAGTTTGAGTTTTCTGTAGATGACCCTGAGATTTTCAAACAGTTGGAAACCAACAGTGGAAAAACCTTTGATCTGCATTACAAAGAATACAACGGTGCCCTCCCATGGAGAGGAAATACAAAGTTTGTCGTAGACAAAGTAGTGAATATGAAATAAAACAAATAAGGCTCTCAATCTGAGGGCCTTATTTTACACCAAATCACAAAATATTAATATATGAAATAAAAATTTCCTGTTTTGTAACGAATCCTGTACTATAACGGAGATTCATTATTTTTATTTACACTTAAAGTTAAGAGGAATTTTCCTAATAAACAAGCTGTTTTTATTAATGTTATAAAATTAGGAATAAGAATTAATCCTACCTTCTAAACCTTATTAAAAAAACATTAAAAAATCCACCGCGAGGATGGATTTCAAATCTAATGAGAGTCGTTATGAGGAATGTTTTTATTTTTCTTTTTATAAAAGTAATATCCAATACCGGCAATAAGGAATAAAGGCCACAACGGAAGAATAAACAGGAAAATAGAAGTAATCACCTCCCAGCCTGATTCAATAGCTGCCAATGATTTTCCACCGAAAGTTTTAGGTTCTTTTTCTGTTTGAGCCTTATCACTGATATTTATATTGATCGTACAGATCGTATTGTCTGCATAATTACGCCCTGAAACCTGAATATCCTTAGTGTCTATGTCTCCAACATTGCTGTTGATAGCATCCATTAAACCATCAAAATGCTGGATCGGAACTTTGATATCAAGACTGTATATTTTTTGATTTTCTCCATAAGGACTGGCAGATTCCACGTAAGAAAGATTTTCGCTTTTGATGTAGCCGTTATTTTTATGGGCTTCTTCTCTGATGATTTCCTTCACCGTTTCTGCATTCTCTGCTTTTATGACAAGATATCCTGATTTTACCATTTTATCTTTTGGCATATTTAGTTCATAACTGTCATTTTTAGGCTTGTCTTTATAAATGATTTTGGTTTCTTTAATAACCTTTGGAGCCGGAGCTTTTACAGCAATTTTTTCAGACTTTTTCTCCGTTGAATCCTTTTTCTCTATTTTGGATTCCAGTTTTGTATTGGTAATTTTATCAGATAAAGAATCTACCATTTTGGAGGTCTTTTCTATTTTTTGATGAATATCGTTCTTGGTATCCTCAAAATCTTTTATTTTAATACTGGCAGAATCCATTACCTGGTCGGCTGCTTTACTGGCATTGTCAATGGTTTCTGCAGTTACTGTAGCTGCGCTGTCTGCTGAATGAATTGATTCGTGAAGGCTGTCTTGAGTAGTTTCTCCTTTTTTACACATAATGAAAGTGCCTGATACAGCAACGAGTAATATGAACTTTTTCATAACATTAATTTTTTTGATGAAGTAAAATTAGGAGGGAAGTTCTTGTAAAGATTGTAAATAGAATGTATTGTGCTGGTAAAATTATAACTGTTATATTTTCAGGGGTTTGTATTTGTTTTACAAAAGATTTACAAAACGTTTCTGAGTTTTAAGGGTATAAGAACTCTCTAAAGAAGTATTTAATAATACAACTTTATTACTTATGAATTAGATTCCTACGGAATGACAAAATGCATGGATAAATTTAGCGTTCTGTTTGTCATTCCGTAGGAATCCAGATATAATAATCTCACCTCCTTCATAAAAATGATTATATAGTAAGAAATAAAAAATCCGTAGAAAATTTCTACGGATCTATATTGTAAGCGATTTGTCTTTTAATTAATGTTCCTGAAATTCACTAATGAAATGTAATTTCACATTTGGGAATTTTTCCTGCGTCATATGAATTGTGAAAGAAGAATCTGCCAAGAATACTAATTGATTGTATTTATCTCTTGCCAGGAATCTCTGCTTTAATCTTGCAAATTCTTTGAACTCTTCAGACTTTTCATCAGCTTCTACCCAACATGCTTTGTGCATGGATAGAGGTTCATACGTACATTTTGCACCATATTCATGCTCCAGACGGTATTGGATAACCTCATACTGAAGAGCTCCCACTGTTCCGATGATCTTTCTGTTATTCATCTCAAGTGTAAATAGCTGTGCAACCCCTTCATCCATCAGCTGATCAATACCTTTTGCCAGTTGTTTGGCTTTTAATGGGTCATTGTTGTTGATATAACGGAAATGTTCAGGAGAGAAGCTAGGAATGCCTTTGAAACTTAATTTTTCTCCACCGGTTAATGTATCTCCGATTCTGAAACTTCCGGTATCATGTAAACCAACAATATCCCCAGGGAAACTTTCTTCCACTACTTCTTTTTTATCAGCAAAGAATGCGTTGGGAGAAGAAAACTTCATTTTTTTACCTTCTCTTACCAACAAATAATTTTCGTTTCTCTTGAATGTTCCTGAAACAATCTTTACGAAAGCAAGTCTGTCTCTGTGTTTAGGATCCATATTCGCATGGATTTTGAAAACGAATCCTGTGAAAGTGCTTTCTTCAGGCTTTACCAGACGGGTATCACTTTCTTTTGGCTGTGGCATTGGTGCAATATCAATGAAAGCATCCAGTAATTCACGAACCCCAAAGTTATTTAAAGCTGAACCGAAGAATACAGGCTGAAGATCACCTTTCATATAATCATCACGGTTAAACTCTGGGTAAACAGACTGAATAAGGTCAAGTTCTTCTCTTAAAGTTTTTGCTGCTTTTTCACCAATTACCTCATCTATAGAAGTATCATTGATGTCATCAAACTTGATAGAATCTCCAACTTTCTGTTTTTTCTCTTCCAGAAATAACTGAATGTTGTCTTCCCAGATATTATAAATTCCCTGGAAGTCACTTCCCATACCAATTGGTAAAGAAAGCGGGCAAACCGTTAATCCTAATTTTTGTTCTACTTCATCCAACAAATCGAAAGCATCTTTACCCTCACGGTCTAGTTTATTGATGAAAACCAACATAGGAATGTTTCTCATTCTGCAAACCTTAACGAGTTTCTCAGTCTGTTCTTCAACTCCTTTTGCAACGTCGATCACAACGATTACTGAGTCTACAGCAGTTAATGTTCTGTAAGTATCCTCTGCGAAGTCTTTGTGACCGGGAGTATCGAGAATGTTGATTTTGTGGTCTCTATATTCAAAAGCCAATACGGAAGTCGCTACAGAGATCCCTCTCTGTCTTTCAATTTCCATAAAGTCGGAGGTAGCTCCTTTTTTTATTTTGTTGGATTTTACCGCACCCGCTTCCTGAATAGCACCCCCGAAAAGAAGTAGCTTTTCCGTAAGAGTTGTTTTTCCGGCATCCGGGTGGGAAATGATCCCGAAGGTCTTTCTTTTTTGTATTTCTTTGATTAAGTCTGACATATCGTATTTTGAAGTTGCAAAAATCGTGATTTTTTGCGAGGTTTTCAAATTATATTACGACAATGTTGACTAGGTTGGAGAGAAGAGATTGAGAGTGTGGGGCAGTAAGTAATTTTATCATATGAGCTGCAAATTTGTTTATTGCAGTCTCAATCCCCTGGAATGGAGATTCTGTATTCGTTTTGTGAGGTTCATGGATAAAGGAACGAAAATAAGAAAATCCTTTTTTAGTTGCCTGTAGCAGTCAAAAAAATTATCTTTGTTTTTAATAAACTTTTTACAGAGAAAGGATGGAAAATAGCAAATATCCGAAGTTTACGTTCACATGGTTTGGCGGTGTTGTTTTGGTGGTTGGATTATTCGTAGGAACAATGGCTGTTTCTTTATTCAGTACTTTTTGGAAAGTTGTTTTCAGGGAAAATATTGAGCTTAAAGACTGGTTTCTTATGGTTGCGAATTCTGTAGGATTCCTTACGGCTATTGCCTTTTTTGATTTTTTCATTGTAAGACGTACCACCCAAAAGAAGCTTAACTTCAATTTATCATCCGTTAATTTCTCTACCTATCTTCTTATTTTTCCAATGATGGCGGGAATGATGTTTATTTCAGAATTTATTGCCGCTCAGATTCCTACTACAGGACCTTTTTTTGGTGATTTTTATGAATATTTTACTCAGTTGATGAGCCAGCTTACTGATAATCCTGTTGTAATGATTATCATGACGGTGATTATGGCTCCCATTTTTGAGGAAATTATATTCAGAGGAATTATCCAGAAAGGATTGGTTAATAAAGGAGTAGAACCATGGAAAGCAATTTTGTATGCTTCCATTATTTTTGGAGTGGTTCACGGAAATCCATGGCAGTTTATCAGCGCAGTGATGCTGGGCTGTGTGCTGGGATTGGTATACCATAAAACAAAATCTTTACTGATGCCCATACTGTTGCATGCGTTTAATAATTTAACCCTTTCGCTGTTGGTACTTTATGGTAAAGATGAAAGTTTTTCAAAAGTTCTTCATGTTTCAGAATGGCTTGTACTGGCCGTAGGAATTGTACTTTTCTCTTTATTCTATTATCTTTTTATGAAAAAGTATAAAGTACATTATGCTGAAATGTAATTAACCAAGCTAAAAAAGTAAAATTGAAAATGAATATAGAAATGGAATTATTAGTAGCCACACACAACGAACATAAAAAAGAAGAAATTCAACAGATCCTGGGAAGTGACTGCGTTGTGAAAAGTCTTACCGATTATAATATTCACGAAGAAATTGTGGAAGATGGAGATTCCTTTCATGCCAATGCCCTGATCAAGGCAAAATACTGCTTTGAAAAAACAGGTGTTCCAAGTTTAGGAGATGACAGCGGTCTGGTAGTGGAATCTTTGGATGGAAGACCGGGAATTTTCTCTGCCCGCTATGCCGGAGATCACGATTTTGCGAAAAATATTGAAAAGGTGCTGGAAGAAATGCAGGGAATAGAAAACAGAAAAGCTTATTTTGTTACCGTTCTGTGCTACTATGATGAAAAAGGAGCTCAGTATTTTGAAGGTAGAGTACATGGAAATTTACTGACAGAAAATAAAGGTTTTAAAGGCTTCGGATATGATCCTATTTTTATTCCGGCGGGTCATGACAGAACCTTTGCAGAGATGAATCCGGAAGATAAAAACAAAATCAGCCACCGCAAGCAGGCTTTAGATTTATTTATGGATTTTTTAAAAGTGACTGATTAAGTTTAAATATCAGGGTGAACGACCCATTTAGATTTTCTGTCGTACATTTGTTATAATAAATTATTGGTTTGAGTACTTATTTAACAATATTAGGTTTCAATTCAGCGATTCCGACCATCAATACATCACCCACAGCCCAGCTGCTGGAAATGGAAGAAAGACTCTTCCTTATTGATTGTGGAGAAGGAACACAGGTACAGCTGAGAAAAGCAAAAGCAAGATTTTCAAAAATCAATCATATTTTTATCTCTCATCTTCATGGAGATCACTGTTTTGGGCTTCCGGGACTTATTGCCTCTTTCCGTCTTTTAGGAAGAGATACTCCGCTGCATGTCTATGGCCCGAAAGGGATTAAGAAGATGCTGGAAACTATTTTTCAGATTACGGAAACGCACCGCGGCTTTGAGGTAGTCTATCATGAACTGGATAAAGATTATTCTGAAAAAATATATGAAGACAACAGAGTAGAAGTATATACCATTCCATTGGATCACAGAATTTACTGTAATGGTTACCTTTTTAAGGAAAAGCCAAAAGACAGGCATCTTAATATGAAGGAAATTGCGAAATACAACGAGATTGAAACCTGTGATTATCATAATATAAAAGCAGGGAAAGATTTTGTACTGAGCGATGGATATGTGCTAAAAAACGAAATTCTGACTCTTGAGCCTGTTCCGCCGGTATCTTATGCATTTTGCAGTGATACCCGTTACCTTGAAAGTGTTATTCCGATTATTAAAAATGCAACGGTTCTCTACCATGAATCTACATTTTTACATGATTTGAAGGAAATGGCTGATTATACAGGGCATACTACGGCATTAGAAGCAGCAACGATTGCTCAGAAAGCGCAGGTTGAAAAATTGATCTTAGGACATTTTTCCAACAGATATGGTGATCTGACTGTATTTACCGATGAAGCAAGAAATATTTTCCCCAATACATTTTTACCAAAAGCATTGGAAAGTGTAAAGATTTAAAATGAATATGCTGAAATTTGAAGAACTCAGAGATTTTCTCAACGAAAAGGCAGATCAGTATAATACTCCCGATTTTATTGAAAATGATCCCATACAGATTCCTCATCGTTTTTCTTTAAAACAGGACATTGAAATTGCAGGATTTCTGGCAGCTACAATTTCCTGGGGGAACAGAAAGTCAATCATTAATTCTGCGGACAAGATGCTTGATATTATGGGAAATTCTCCCTATGATTTTGTGATGAATTATTCAGAAAAAGATCTGGAAGATATTCAGGATAAAAGCATTCACAGAACTTTCAATGGGCAGGATTTTTCCTATTTTATCAAACAGTTCAACAGGATTTATAAAGAAAATGAAAGCCTGGAAAATCTGTTTGAGGTAAAAGAACCGGAGAATAATTTTCTCCACGCCATAGAACGATTCAGGAGTGGATTTCTTGAAACAGAAAAACACAGAAGCCATAAACATATCAGCTCGCCTTACAAAAACTCTTCTGCCAAAAGGATTATTATGTTTTTAAGGTGGATGGTACGTAAAGATAAAAGAGGGGTAGATTTTGGAATCTGGGAAAATATAGATCAGAAATATCTTTCCATTCCTTTGGATGTGCATACCGGAAATATCTCCAGAAAACTGGGATTGGTTTCCAGAACACAAAATGACTGGAAAACAGTAGAAGAACTGGATGCTGCCATCAGGAAATTTGATGAAACAGATCCTGCAAAATATGATTTTGCCTTGTTTGGATTAGGCGTTACTAAAGAACTGTTGTAAAAATATAAAGGATGAAAAAATATAACGAAAAAACAGAAGTTCTTGAAAAAATAGCAGACAGTATTACATCATGGATAGGGTCTATTCAGTCTCTGATTGTACATACTCTATTGTTTCTTACTTCGTTTGTGCTTCCGATGCTGCATATCGTAGATTTTGATAAGATGCTTCTGATTCTTACTACAGTGCTTTCTCTGGAAGCTATTTATCTGGCTATTTTTATCCAGATGTCGGTTAATAAAAGTCACGAGAAAATTGAAGATATCCAGGTGGATATTGAAGAGATCAGTGAAGATATTGAAGACATTCAGGAGGATATCGAAGAAATCAGTGAGGATATTGAAGAGATCAGCGAAGACATTGAAGAGATTAATGAGGATATAGAAGATATTCAGGAAGATATTGAAGAGATTAATGAAGAAGAGGAAGAAGAAGATCACAATGAAAGAGCAAAAAATGTAATATTGAGGAGTAATGTCAACTCTAATAAGAATGAAATAAAAGCTTTAAAAGATATTATCTCTCAGTTGAAAAATGAAATTGAGCAATTGAAAAAAGAAGAATAGCTGCAACTGAATCATAGCAATGAAATATCAACAGATCAATACAATTGATCTGTTTTTTTGTGGATTTTTGTTATAAAATGATTTGCGAAAAACGTAATAATAAGAAAAAAATATTATGAATCTAGGTGTTTACTTGAAAAATAGTAACATTAAAGGCTGATTTGTTATTGATATTTTTGCTACATTTGAACAAATGAAAACAAAATGTTAATCTATAGACTAAAAAACTATTTTTTCCTTTTTTCTTTTTTATTGATTTCAGTTTCTGCATTTTCTCAATCGAGACCAGTCAGAAAATCAGAAAAGATAAAGCCTTCTGCTGCCAGTCTTAGGGCTGGAGCATTCATTGATGTGAATGTACCTCCTTACACCCCTTCAAACTATACACCCGAGCAATTGGTGAAGAATATTTTGATCAATGGTGGTACCAATTGTACAACAGCCAATGTGACCAATGTTACAGTATCTCCTAATCATGATGTGACTAATAACAACAGATTTTGGGGATATTTTCATAAAGGTACAACAAGTTTTCCTTTCACTGATGGTATTGTTCTGACTACAGGATATGCTTCGGAAGCAGGTAATAACTATGTGGCAGCTGTGGGACAATCAGTAGGAACAGGAAGTGATGCTGATCTTGTGGCAGCTACCGGAGCTAATGTTAGCTTAACGGATGCTGTAGCACTTGAATTTGATTTTGTACCCAATTCCAATCAGGTAAAATTTAATTATATATTCGTTTCTGATGAATATACTTCCAACTATCCTTGTACGGGATATTCTGATGCTTTTGCGCTATTATTAAAGAAAGTTGGAGATCCTACCTATACTAATCTTGCCATATTACCGGGAGGTGCAGGACCTGTAAGTGCAACCAATATTGTTCCTGCTGGAAATGGATTCAGTTGTGGTCCTATCAATGCAACTTATTTTGGAGCTTTGGCGAATCCGCATCTGGTTATTAATTATTTTGGGAGAACAACTCCTTTAACAGCCGTGGCAGATGTAATTCCTGGACAGACCTATCACTTTAAAATGGTATTGGCAGATGCAAAGGATCCTTCTCATGACTCTGCTGTTTTCTTGGAAGGTGGATCTTTTGATGTCGGAATTAAAATTGTAGATGAAGCCGGAGCAGTTTTGCCAGGCAGCATTAATATGTGTGACAATACACCAAAGCAATTGAAAGCTCAGGTAGCAGCCATTCCGGGAATGACGTATCAGTGGTATAAAGATGGAGTTGCCATTCCGGGAGCAACCAGCGCCATTTATATTGCTACCCAACCAGGAGTATATACTGTAAAAGTAATGGTTCCGGGCAATCAGTGTCCTAGTGAAGCAACTATTACCATTGTTGGAGGAACGAGCCCTACGGTACAGAATGCTGAACTTAAGCTTTGTACAACACCTTCGCTCAGTACCTTTAATTTAGAAACAGCAAAACCTCTCATCAGTACAACGCAGGGAGCGGTATTCCGTTTTTATGCCAATCAGGCTGATGCACAGGCTCAAAATAATAGTTACATTACCAATCTGACAACCTACAGCGGAACAGATGGACAGATATTATATGTACTGGTTTCCAATGGAGCTTTCTGTAGTAAAATTGCAACCTTAACCTTAAGAAAAGAAGAAACCCCAACAGCATTAATTACAGCTCCTAGATTAAAAATCTGTGCGGGTGAATCTGTATTATTAACAGCTACCGGTGGAGTGACCTACCAGTGGAGCGATTCTGCAGCTACTACTGGCGGAATAAGAACTGTAAGCCCTACCCAGACAACAACGTATACCGTATATGCTATAGGAGCACAGGGATGTAAATCTCTTCAGCCGGCACGTATTACAATAGAAGTAGTACCAGCTATTGTTTCAAACTTAAAAGGAGGACATATCTGCCAGGGAGATAAAATAATCCTGGATGCAGGTTCAGGACCTGGATACAGCTATCAGTGGAGTAATGGTGAAACAGGTCAGAGTATTACTGTATCTACTCCGGGAGAATATTCAGTAATGATAAGCAATGGGGTATGTTCAAAAGAATTTAAAACACAAGTTATTAAAGCAGTGATTCCTGAAGTAATAAAAGTGGATTATAATGATAATGGAACAATGATTGTTACAGCAAGTAATCCAAGTAATGGTATTCTGGAATATTCAGTGGATAACGGAGTTACATGGCAGGCTTCAAATGTATTTAACAATGTCCCTAAAAATAAAGTCATTTCAATCAGGGTGAGAGTTAAATTTACAAGCTGCGTAGGTTTCCTTGAATTCTTTACATTCGTTATGAAAAATGTAATTACTCCAAATGGGGATAATATTAATGATATTATAGATTTCAGCGGAGTGGTCAACTATAAAGATTTCAGCGGACAGGTTTTTGACCGATACGGAAGAGAAGTCTTCAAAGCAGCGAAGATCAATCCATATTGGGATGGATATTTCCAGGGGAAAAAGCTTCCTACCTCCACATACTGGTATCAGATAACCTTTGAAGATCCTGCGAGTAAAGAAGTTACGGTGAAAACAGGATGGATATTACTTAAAAATATAGAATAATTAAAATTATAATCGAAAGACTGACTATTTTGTCAGTCTTTTTTTATTATATTAAAATAAATAGAGTTGATATCTTAACATAAATAAATTTGCGTTAGTAATAATGTAAATTGTGTTAACATGAATTTCAATCAAAAAAAATAGTATTTTTGTTTAAAATAATATAAAATGTTAAATAGGAGGAGAGGAAATTTATTTTTAGCGTTATTTTTAGTTTTCATAGGCAACTTTATTTTGGCTCAAAATAGAGGAAGGGTAGAAATTGCGAGAAAGCCCAGTGCTGCTTCCTTGAGAGCAGGTGCTTTTATAGATGTAAATGCACCAAGTTATCCGGAATCAGGCTATCCTATAACCCAGCTAATAAATGATGTTCTTATATCAGGAGGTACTACCTGTACCAGTTCAAGTGTAAGCAACGTAACCGTGTCTCCAAATTTACCCGCTACCAATCAGAATAGAAGCTGGGGGTATTTTAATAAATCAAATACCAATTTTCCGTTCAGTAAAGGAATTATACTTTCTACCGGATATGCCAATAAAGCAGGGAATACTCTTCAGGGAACTTTAAGTGATGACCTTGGAACCGGAGGAGATGTAGATCTGGCGAACGCTTTGGGAATCGGTAATAACAACCTAACCAATGCTACCTCTATAGAATTTGACTTTGTGGCAGCTTCTACTGAAATTACTTTCAGATATTTATTTGCTTCGAAAGAATATCAACAAAACTTTCCATGTACCATTACAGATGGTTTCGCCCTATTATTAAAGAAAGCATCTGATCCTAATTATACCAACCTTGCAGTGCTTCCGGGAGGAGCAGGAGCTGTAAGTGTTACCAATATTCACCCGCAGTATCAAAACTGCGGACCTAAAAATGAAGCCTATTACGGAGGAACAAATACCGCTCAGATTGAAACCAATTTTAACGGACGTACCATTCCTCTTACAGCAAAGGCAACCGTAATTCCGGGGGAAACGTATCATTTTAAAATCGTTCTTGCCGACTATCAGGATCCCAATTTTGATTCTGCAGTATTTTTGGAAGCAGGATCTTTCGATATTGGAGTGAAAATTCTGGACCCGGCCGGAGTACAGCTGCCTGGATCTGTAAATATGTGTGACAATACACCACAAACGTTTACGGCTTCTGTTCAGGGACCCAATATAACCTATCAGTGGTATTTGGGAA is a genomic window containing:
- a CDS encoding AMP-dependent synthetase/ligase, whose protein sequence is MTIKRLFDIPHYALEKYPKTDMFVTKYQGEWKKTSTQEFINEGNKISRGLLKLGIKPGDKIALITTNSRTEWAIMDFGLSQIGVVSVPVYPSISPEDYEFIFNNAEIQYCFVSDKELLTKVMKVKHNIPSLQGIFTFDNISGAANWREILDLGKDESTQIEVDDLSNAINTEDLATIIYTSGTTGRPKGVMLTHNNIVSNVLGSIPRIPKKKSLDYKETRALSFLPICHIFERMLFYLYQYNGFSLYFAESIEKMGENVKEVKPHYMTVVPRLVEKVYDKIYNTGSSAGGLKSKIFFWALNLISKKKVISKPSGLQEIIADKLVFSKWREGLGGEIVTLVSGSAALSTRLNLMFQNAGIPILEGYGLTETSPVISVNSFEKMRVGTVGIPLDNLKVKIQEDGEITVKGPSVFKGYFQNEEMTKEAFTEDGFFKTGDIGHIDSDGFLQITDRKKEMFKTSGGKYIAPQTIENLAKASKFIEQIMVVGDGEKMPCALVQPDFEFAKSWAMRNNLNIGSTPEEIAKSAELKQRIEKEIEGINEHLGNWEKIKKIELTPEVWSIESGLLTPTLKLKRKAVKEKFIALYNKMYDHQE
- a CDS encoding acyl-CoA dehydrogenase family protein; the encoded protein is MDFNLSEEQLMIQQAARDFAQNELLPGVIERDRDQKFPAEQVKKMGEMGLLGMMVDPQYGGAGMDSVSYVLAMEEIAKVDASAAVVMSVNNSLVCAGLEKFASEEQKVKYLTPLASGQVIGAFALSEPEAGSDATSQKTTAEDKGDYYLLNGIKNWITNGGTATYYIVIAQTDPEKKHKGINAFIVERGWEGFEIGLKEDKLGIRGSDTHSLIFNNVKVPKENRIGADGFGFNFAMAVLNGGRIGIASQALGIASGAYELALKYAKTRKAFKTEIINHQAIAFKLADMATQITAARMLCFKAACEKDAGKDISESGAMAKLYSSQVAMDTTIEAVQIHGGYGYVKEYHVERLMRDAKITQIYEGTSEIQKIVISRSIAK
- a CDS encoding peptide chain release factor 3 gives rise to the protein MSDLIKEIQKRKTFGIISHPDAGKTTLTEKLLLFGGAIQEAGAVKSNKIKKGATSDFMEIERQRGISVATSVLAFEYRDHKINILDTPGHKDFAEDTYRTLTAVDSVIVVIDVAKGVEEQTEKLVKVCRMRNIPMLVFINKLDREGKDAFDLLDEVEQKLGLTVCPLSLPIGMGSDFQGIYNIWEDNIQLFLEEKKQKVGDSIKFDDINDTSIDEVIGEKAAKTLREELDLIQSVYPEFNRDDYMKGDLQPVFFGSALNNFGVRELLDAFIDIAPMPQPKESDTRLVKPEESTFTGFVFKIHANMDPKHRDRLAFVKIVSGTFKRNENYLLVREGKKMKFSSPNAFFADKKEVVEESFPGDIVGLHDTGSFRIGDTLTGGEKLSFKGIPSFSPEHFRYINNNDPLKAKQLAKGIDQLMDEGVAQLFTLEMNNRKIIGTVGALQYEVIQYRLEHEYGAKCTYEPLSMHKACWVEADEKSEEFKEFARLKQRFLARDKYNQLVFLADSSFTIHMTQEKFPNVKLHFISEFQEH
- a CDS encoding CPBP family intramembrane glutamic endopeptidase — translated: MENSKYPKFTFTWFGGVVLVVGLFVGTMAVSLFSTFWKVVFRENIELKDWFLMVANSVGFLTAIAFFDFFIVRRTTQKKLNFNLSSVNFSTYLLIFPMMAGMMFISEFIAAQIPTTGPFFGDFYEYFTQLMSQLTDNPVVMIIMTVIMAPIFEEIIFRGIIQKGLVNKGVEPWKAILYASIIFGVVHGNPWQFISAVMLGCVLGLVYHKTKSLLMPILLHAFNNLTLSLLVLYGKDESFSKVLHVSEWLVLAVGIVLFSLFYYLFMKKYKVHYAEM
- the rdgB gene encoding RdgB/HAM1 family non-canonical purine NTP pyrophosphatase — translated: MELLVATHNEHKKEEIQQILGSDCVVKSLTDYNIHEEIVEDGDSFHANALIKAKYCFEKTGVPSLGDDSGLVVESLDGRPGIFSARYAGDHDFAKNIEKVLEEMQGIENRKAYFVTVLCYYDEKGAQYFEGRVHGNLLTENKGFKGFGYDPIFIPAGHDRTFAEMNPEDKNKISHRKQALDLFMDFLKVTD